A portion of the Malania oleifera isolate guangnan ecotype guangnan chromosome 3, ASM2987363v1, whole genome shotgun sequence genome contains these proteins:
- the LOC131151131 gene encoding uncharacterized protein LOC131151131 has product MESRDITANIGGSSSEGAGPEAGNDSTSVLREFTQQLMAEVVRTNRGQDRPMTELGCSIEQFTRLKPSAFVGGTDPVRAENWIQEIEKILGVLNCTEKQKVTFATFKLAGEAERWWGSVKQMEEHRPIPIVLTWARFKELFFERYFPATMRNAKMEEFMNLTQGSLTVQQYAAKFQELSRFAPFVIPDEAKKAWKFQRGLRSEIRKQTAILQLQDFATLVDKATVAEECLLEDAEVQVTKKRPAPPNYSSGAGQSKWKKNSSGTSQNAASVPHCSLCGKKHQGRCWLSTGACMRCGRQGHQMRDCPRQRNDGVTQKQYRGNAPTQRGGQQGGTAQARVYSLTPGDAENAGDVVTGTIYVFFHEAIVLFDSGATHSFISRNFVKLCGLEVQLLDYELVVTTPSGSAVGCSKLVHNFPVEIQGRILPVNLVVYDMHGFDIILGMDWLSASYASIDCRRREVLFKPPGEQEFKFQGSCVRSTPQILSALQARRLLLDGCQGYLAFVKDTPVEKNKLETIAVVCEFPDVFPEDLPGLPPDREVEFAIELVPGTAPISKAPYRMAPAELKELKEQLQELLDKGYIRPSISPWGAPVLFVKKKDGSMRMCIDYRELNKVTIKNKYPLPRIDDLFDQLQGTQIYSKIDLRSGYHQLKVKVEDIPKTAFRTRYGHYEFMVMPFGLTNAPAAFMDLMNRVFHEYLDRFVVVFIDDILVYSRSAAEHEGHLRLVLQMLRNKKLYAKLKKCEFWLEQIAFLGHVVSKEGVSVDPSKIEAVVNWARPKNVQEVRSFLGLAGYYRRFVEGFSSLAGPLT; this is encoded by the coding sequence atggaatccagggatatcactgccaatataggtggcagtagtagtgagggtgccggccccgaggctggtaacgactctactagtgtgttacgtgaattcacacagcagcttatggctgaggtagtgcgtacgaatagagggcaggatcgtcctatgactgagttgggttgctctattgagcagttcaccagattgaagccctctgcttttgtgggcggtacagatccagttcgtgctgagaattggatccaggagatcgagaagatcttaggtgtgttaaactgcactgaaaagcagaaagtcaccttcgccacgttcaagttggcaggggaggctgagagatggtgggggtcggtaaagcagatggaggagcaccgaccgataccGATAGTGTTGAcatgggcccgattcaaagagctcttctttgaacgttattttccGGCCACAATGAGAAATGCgaaaatggaggaatttatgaatttgacGCAGGGTTcactgacagtgcagcagtacgctgccaagttccaggagctgtctcgatttgctccattcgtgattcctgatgaagcaaagaaggcttggaagtttcagaggggtctgaggagcgaGATCCGTAAGCAGACAGCGATTCTGCAGTTACAGGattttgctacgttggttgataaagccacggtagcagaggagtgtttactagaggatgcagaggttcaggttacgaagaagaggccagcgcctcctaattATTCATCGGGGGCAGGACAGAGTAAATGGAAGAAAAATAGTAGTGGCACGTCCCAGAATGCCGCAAGTGTTCCACattgctctttatgtggtaagaaacaccaggggcggtgttggttgtctacgggagcCTGTATGCGAtgtggtagacaaggacatcagatgagagactGTCCGAGGCAGAGGAATGATGGAGTCACACAGAAGCAATACAGAGGGAATGCTCCGACACAGCGTGGTGGTCAGCAGGGGGGTACTGCCCAGGCTAGGGTATATTCTCTGACTCCTGGTGACGCTGAGAACGCTggtgacgtggtcacaggtactatttatgtgttttttcatgaagctatagtactttttgattctggagctacgcattcttttatttcccgtaattttgttaaattatgtggttTGGAGGTGCAACTGTTGGATTATGAATTGGTAGTGACTACGCCGTCTGGGTCTGCAGTCGGGTGTAGTAAGTTAGTCCATAACTTCcctgtggaaattcagggaagaatactaccagttaacctagtggtctatgacatgcatggttttgatatcatccttgggatggactggttgtcggccagttatgctagtattgattgccgcaGGCGAGAGGTGTTGTTTAAACCACcaggggagcaggaattcaaattccaggggtcgtgtgtgcgttctacaccacaaattctttcagctttgcaagctaggaggctactcctagatggctgccaagggtatctggcgtttgtgaaagatacGCCGGTTGAAAAAAATAAGTTGGAAACAATTGctgtagtgtgcgagttccctgacgtgtttccagaggacttgccagggttACCTCCAGATAGGGAAGTGGAATTCGCGATAGAGCTAGTTCCAGGTACGgcgccgatatcgaaagctccgtaccgtatggctccagctgaattgaaagaactaaagGAACAACTTCAAGAGCtcctagacaaggggtacattcgtcctagtatttctccttggggagcgcccgttttgtttgttaagaagaaggatgggtcgatgaggatgtgcatcgactacagagaactgaacaaggtgacgataaagaataaatatccgctacctcgaatcgatgatctgtttgaccagcttcaaggcacgcagatctactctaagattgatctacgatctgggtatcaccagctgaaggtgaaagtggaAGACATTCCTAAGACGGCatttcgaactcggtatggccattatgaatttatggttatgccttttggtttgactaatgcacctgcagcgtttatggatttgatgaacagggtctttcacgaatatttagaccggttcgtcgtggtatttatcgacgacatcctagtgtattctaggagcgctgcagagcatgaggggcatttgaggcttgtcttgcaaatgcttaggaataagaaattgtatgctaaattgaagaagtgtgagttctggctagagcagaTTGCGTTTCTTGGTCAcgtcgtgtccaaggaaggtgtatctgtggacccgagtaagattgaagcagtagtgaactgggcgagaccgaagaatgttcaggaagtaagaagctttttaggtcttgcaggttactaccgtcgttttgtagaagggttctccagtttagcaggtcctttgacgtga